Within Schumannella luteola, the genomic segment ATGTCGAGCGGTTGCTGCGCCGCCTCGACGACACGAACCGTCGCGGCGCGGAGGCGGTCGAGGCGCTGCTGGCGCTCGCGGCGCTCGAGCACGCGGGGGCGATCGATCCCGAGCCGGTGGATGTCGCCGAGCTGACCGGCGAGGTCGTCGGCGATCTGCGTCCGGTCGCCGAGAGCGGCGGCGTGACCGTGTGGACGAGCCTCGGCGAGGGCGACGTCGACGGGCGCGAAGCGCTCGTGCGCCAGCTGATCGCGAACCTGGTGCTCAACGGCATCCGCCACAACCTGCCGGCCGACGGGCGGGTGGATGTCGGCACCCGCACGACGGCCGACGGCGCCGTCGAGCTGCGGGTCGTCAACAGCGGACCGGTCGTGCCGCCGGAGCTCGTGCCGACGCTGACCGAGCCCTTCGTGCGCGGCGCCGGGCGGGTAGCGCAGACCGCGAGCGTCGCGCCGATCGACGAGTCGGCGCCGGCCCCGCGTCTTGTGCCCGAGGGCAGCGGACTCGGGCTGACTCTCGTGTCGCGCATCGCCGCCGTGCACGGCGCCCGGCTCGCGATCGCCGCTCCCCCGACGGGCGGGCTGGATGTGCGGGTGCTGTTCCCGGCTCCGCACGGCGCCATCGCGGCGACCGATCCGGCGCACCCCGGCGACCTGGGAGGCGCGCGATGAACTTCTCGATCCTGCACTGGGGCTCGATCTTCTTCTACCCGATCTGGATCGGCCTGACCGCGATGAGCGTGGTGATCGGCGTCGCACTGCTGCGTCGCGGCGACCGCGGGCGGCTGGCCCTGGTCGGGATGACGGCGATCGTGCTCGCCTTCGTGCTGGGCCTCACCCTGCTGCCGACCGGCCAGTGGACGAGCGGCCAGTTCTGCTCGCTGCGCCTTACCACGCCCGGTCTGCTCAGCTTCGAGCCCTTCTCGAACGTGGGCCTGTTCGTGCCGCTCGGCTTCTTCCTGGCGCTCGCGACGCGCATGCCGGTCATCTCGGTGGCGGCGGGCTCGCTCGTCTCGGCCGGGGTCGAGGCGGCGCAGGCCTACGTGACCGCGATCGGCCGGGCCTGCGACGCGAACGACTGGATGCTGAACACGGCCGGCACGCTCGTGGGCGTGCTGCTGGCCGTCGTCGTCTCGGTGCTGGCGCGACGATCCGCCGCGCGCACCTCCCCCGCCTCCTGATCCGCATCCCGAACACGACAGAGCGGCCGGGTGCCCCTGCACCCGGCCGCTCCTTCTGACGGCGGCTTCAGTCGTCCCGGCCGGAGCCGCCGCGCCCTCCGTGACCCGAGTCGTCGGATCCGCCGCTGTGGTGGCCGGCGTCATCCGAGCCGCCGCGCGAGGAGCCAGAGCCGGACGAGCCGGAGCCCGAACCCGAGCCGGAGGAACCGGAGCCCGACTGTCCCGAGCCGGATCCGGAGTTCGAGCCGGTCGCCGGCGCCGGCGCCGGGGCCGGGGCCGGGGTGCTGCCGCCGCGGCGGCCGCCGTGGTCGTCGCCCACGTCGTGGCCGACGCCGTCGTCCTGGCCGGAGTGGCGCGGCAGGTCGTCGTCGCCGACGTCGTGACCCGGGCGCTCATCCTGGCCCGAGTGACGCGGGAGGTTGTCGTCGCCCGGCTCGGGCGAGGCCGACGACGAGGGCGAGGCGGAGGAGCTCGGCGAGGACGAGTCGTCGCTGCCCGGGCGGTCACCGCCGCGGTCGTCAATCACCGAGGAGGGGACGGTGCCGAGCTGATTCGTCGGAACCGTGTTCAGGGTCGCGGCGTTCACGGCGACGCCGCCGGCGGCGATGGCCAGCACACCGGCGGCGATGCCGGCGATGGCGAGCTGCTTCTTCATGTCGCGGATCTTCATGGCTCCGACGTTAGGGACGACTCGTCGAAGACGGGCCCCGCGGATATCCAAGAAACGTCCAAGATCGCGGATGCCGTGGGTCGACGGCTCGTGCGGAGGTCGCCGCACCCCGGAAGATGAGTGCATGCGCGCCCTGCTCGTCGAAGACGACCCCTCGCTCGCCGACGGCATCGTCGATGCGCTGGCCGGCTCGGCGATCGAGACCCGGCACGTCGGCACCGGCCGCGAGGCCCTCGCCGCGCTCGCCGACGACGCGCCCGACATCGTCATCCTCGACCTCGGCCTGCCCGACATGGACGGCACGGATGTCGCGCGCGCCGTGCGGCAGGCGGGCGAGACGCCGATCATCGTCATCAGCGCCCGCAGCGCCGAGCTCGACCGGGTGCTCGCGCTCGAGCTCGGCGCCGACGACTACCTCGTCAAGCCGTTCGGACTGCGCGAGCTGCTGGCGCGCATCCGCGCCGTGACGCGTCGGGCGGCCGCGGCGGCGGCGCTGGCGGAGGCCGCTGGGGCCGCGGGCGACGGCGGGGCGGATGCCGCGCCCGGCGCCGACTCGCCCGACCTCGGCCCGCTCTCCATCGACGAGCGCGCCCAGCGCGTCACGCTCGACGGCGCCCCGCTGCACGTGACCCCGACCGAGTTCGAGCTGCTGCGCTACCTCGCGCGCGACCCGGGCGCGGTGCGCCGCCGCGCCGACATCCTGCGCGACGTCTGGCACACCGAGTGGTTCGGGGCGACGAAGACCCTCGACGCGCACGTCGCGGCGCTGCGGCGCAAGCTCGGCTCACCGGAGTGGATCCAGTCGGTGCGCGGCGTCGGGTTCCGCTTCGAGATTCCTGCGGCAGTCAGTGCCGCGTCCGCCGCCGGCTCCGCTCGCGACGGCGACGGCGGCGGCGACAGCGACGGCAGCGGGCCCGCCGCGTGATCCGCCGCATCCTCGCCGCCCTCCTCGCGGTCGTCGTGATCGCCCTGCTGGTGCAGGACATCCCGCTCGCCAGCTACCTGCGCGAGACCGAGGAGGCGCGTCTGACGACCGCGCTGGAGCGCGACGCCTTCGTGCTCGCGGGCCGGTCGAGCGATGCGCTCGACGGCGACAGCGACGACACGGCCTCACTCGCGGCGGTGCGCACCCTCGCGAAGAAGTACGCGGCCGACAGCGGCGCCCGGCTCGTGATCGTCGACGCCGACGGGGTCGCCGTGGCGACGAGCGACGAGGGGGATGCGGCGGTCGGCGAGTCCTACGGCTCGCGCCCCGAGTTCCGCACCGCGCTCGGCGGCAGCCCGACCTCCGGCGAGCGCTCCTCGCAGACGCTCGGCGGCGAGCTGCTGTTCGCGGCCGTGCCGGTGCTCTCCGGCGACACGACGGTCGGCGCCGTGCGCGTCAGCTACGACGACCGCCAGGTGACGGAGGCGACGTCGAGCAAGATCTGGAGCCTCGCCCTCGTCGGCCTGACGACCCTGCTGCTCGCCGCGGTGATCGGCTTCATCCTGTCGCGCTCGATCACGCGGCGCCTGCGGCTGCTGCGCGACGCGACCGAGCGCTTCGCCCGCGGCGACCGCGCCGTGCGCGCCGACGTCGACTCGGGGGCGCCCGAGCTGCGCTCGCTGGCCGGATCGTTCAACACGATGGCCGAGCGCATCGACGACCTCATCGCGCAGCAGCGGTCTTTCGCCGGGGACGCCTCCCACCAGCTGCGTTCCCCGCTCACCGCAGTACGACTGCGGCTCGAGCACGCGCGCGAGCTCGTCGGCGTCGACCCGGACGGCGCCGCGCAGCGCCTCGACGTGGCCGAGGCCGAGCTCGACCGCCTCGACGAGCTCATCGAGGGGCTGCTGGTGCTCAGCCGCGCGGAGGATGCCGCCCCGGTCGAGACGGTGGATGCGACTGCCGTCGCCCGCGAGCGCGTCGAGGCCTGGCAGGCCCTCGCCGAGGAGCGCGCGAGCACGATCGAACTGCACGCCG encodes:
- a CDS encoding VanZ family protein; its protein translation is MNFSILHWGSIFFYPIWIGLTAMSVVIGVALLRRGDRGRLALVGMTAIVLAFVLGLTLLPTGQWTSGQFCSLRLTTPGLLSFEPFSNVGLFVPLGFFLALATRMPVISVAAGSLVSAGVEAAQAYVTAIGRACDANDWMLNTAGTLVGVLLAVVVSVLARRSAARTSPAS
- a CDS encoding response regulator transcription factor produces the protein MRALLVEDDPSLADGIVDALAGSAIETRHVGTGREALAALADDAPDIVILDLGLPDMDGTDVARAVRQAGETPIIVISARSAELDRVLALELGADDYLVKPFGLRELLARIRAVTRRAAAAAALAEAAGAAGDGGADAAPGADSPDLGPLSIDERAQRVTLDGAPLHVTPTEFELLRYLARDPGAVRRRADILRDVWHTEWFGATKTLDAHVAALRRKLGSPEWIQSVRGVGFRFEIPAAVSAASAAGSARDGDGGGDSDGSGPAA
- a CDS encoding sensor histidine kinase translates to MSARLKLTLSYAIFLAVAGVALAALLFYLLRFVPDSSVELAAGFAPSRGDLLRALWPRLLQVGAVLLVVGFVGGWFLAGRMLRPLRRIHDVAVRVDAGSLDDRVRLGGTRDEFRELADTLDGMLDRLQAAFEEQKRFAANASHELRTPYAISRSLIEVALADLSGTDVERLLRRLDDTNRRGAEAVEALLALAALEHAGAIDPEPVDVAELTGEVVGDLRPVAESGGVTVWTSLGEGDVDGREALVRQLIANLVLNGIRHNLPADGRVDVGTRTTADGAVELRVVNSGPVVPPELVPTLTEPFVRGAGRVAQTASVAPIDESAPAPRLVPEGSGLGLTLVSRIAAVHGARLAIAAPPTGGLDVRVLFPAPHGAIAATDPAHPGDLGGAR
- a CDS encoding sensor histidine kinase codes for the protein MIRRILAALLAVVVIALLVQDIPLASYLRETEEARLTTALERDAFVLAGRSSDALDGDSDDTASLAAVRTLAKKYAADSGARLVIVDADGVAVATSDEGDAAVGESYGSRPEFRTALGGSPTSGERSSQTLGGELLFAAVPVLSGDTTVGAVRVSYDDRQVTEATSSKIWSLALVGLTTLLLAAVIGFILSRSITRRLRLLRDATERFARGDRAVRADVDSGAPELRSLAGSFNTMAERIDDLIAQQRSFAGDASHQLRSPLTAVRLRLEHARELVGVDPDGAAQRLDVAEAELDRLDELIEGLLVLSRAEDAAPVETVDATAVARERVEAWQALAEERASTIELHAAAEAMLISAVPTAFEQVLDNLIDNALRAGGPGTRIRISLAAAPDDADAVDLHVVDNGPGMTADQRARAFDRFWRGRNDDLGSGLGLAIVARLVRASGGEATLLDAVGEDLGVDARVRWRRP